A region of Pasteurellaceae bacterium Orientalotternb1 DNA encodes the following proteins:
- a CDS encoding peptide ABC transporter permease, with protein MLLAFVRKLFLTVITLLILSVISYHILQRDPLNNLTGNDFQAYVIYLQALLQGDWGISHSTGEPLAKQILNVFPATISLCLSASLISLILGIPFGFFSATQQHNLLGKILSTLGSLSLAVPVFWLAILVIAYAALNHWQISAVGTIHPIYAVQSQTGVTFIDILLSDSPYKLKMLQSALQHLALPALILAIPATLEVMRITEQRTLYVMKQNYVKVAKIRGWSPLKIWWIHIVRNTLPPLVPMIARNITLIFAFGMLIENVVSWSGVGRWMINALAAQDYHAISAGVVAIGLFVLLVDLLASLITTLLDPSQKKDWYVK; from the coding sequence ATGTTATTAGCCTTCGTACGAAAACTGTTTTTGACCGTTATTACCTTGCTTATTTTGTCGGTCATTAGCTATCACATTTTACAGCGTGATCCATTAAATAATTTGACGGGTAATGACTTCCAAGCCTATGTAATTTATCTTCAAGCCTTGCTACAAGGCGACTGGGGGATTAGCCACAGCACGGGGGAGCCATTAGCTAAACAAATTCTGAATGTTTTTCCAGCCACGATTTCACTTTGTCTATCGGCATCGCTGATTTCGTTGATTTTAGGCATTCCATTTGGCTTTTTTTCCGCAACTCAACAGCATAATTTATTGGGGAAAATACTATCAACACTTGGCTCGCTTAGTCTTGCTGTGCCTGTGTTTTGGTTAGCTATTTTAGTAATTGCCTATGCGGCGTTAAATCATTGGCAAATTTCGGCAGTGGGGACAATTCACCCTATTTATGCGGTGCAATCTCAAACAGGGGTGACTTTTATTGATATTCTGCTTTCAGATTCGCCTTATAAACTCAAAATGTTACAAAGTGCGTTACAGCATTTAGCATTGCCAGCACTCATTTTAGCAATACCTGCGACGTTGGAAGTGATGCGAATTACCGAGCAACGCACCTTGTATGTGATGAAGCAAAATTATGTCAAAGTCGCAAAAATACGGGGTTGGTCACCGCTTAAAATTTGGTGGATACACATTGTGCGTAACACGCTACCACCACTCGTGCCAATGATCGCCCGCAATATCACCTTGATTTTTGCTTTTGGAATGTTGATTGAAAATGTGGTCAGTTGGAGTGGCGTGGGGCGTTGGATGATCAATGCTCTTGCTGCTCAAGATTATCACGCAATTTCAGCAGGCGTGGTTGCCATCGGGTTATTTGTGTTACTTGTTGATTTATTGGCAAGTTTAATTACCACATTACTTGACCCATCACAGAAAAAGGACTGGTATGTTAAGTAG
- a CDS encoding DNA-binding response regulator codes for MLIHLVDDDMTILDSASFLLEQAGYHVKKWSSSPQFVEHVALYKQGIVLLDMKMPQLDGKQVHQYLRQQHSTLAVIIMTAHADVPMAVQELKQGAVDFLQKPVKFSQLQAALNAASDITQTNYERYQIEQCYIHLSPKELDILTLLQKGYINRQIAEALNISVRTVEVHRANLMQKMQAQTITDLIYKTTLLHPNRPRA; via the coding sequence ATGCTAATTCATCTTGTCGACGACGATATGACTATCTTAGATTCTGCGTCTTTTCTCTTGGAACAGGCGGGATACCACGTAAAAAAATGGTCAAGCAGCCCACAATTTGTGGAACACGTAGCACTCTATAAACAAGGTATTGTACTACTGGATATGAAAATGCCACAGCTAGATGGAAAACAAGTACATCAATATCTCCGCCAACAACATAGCACTCTTGCGGTAATTATTATGACCGCCCACGCTGATGTACCCATGGCGGTGCAAGAATTAAAACAAGGTGCCGTTGATTTTCTGCAAAAGCCAGTCAAGTTTTCACAGCTTCAAGCCGCCTTAAATGCCGCCAGCGACATCACGCAAACAAACTATGAACGCTACCAAATTGAGCAGTGTTATATCCATTTAAGTCCCAAAGAGTTGGATATTTTGACGCTATTGCAAAAAGGCTATATTAATCGCCAAATTGCAGAAGCACTCAATATTTCAGTACGCACAGTGGAAGTGCACCGAGCGAATTTAATGCAGAAAATGCAGGCACAGACCATCACTGACTTGATCTACAAAACCACTTTGCTTCACCCCAATCGACCCAGAGCATAA
- a CDS encoding tetrathionate reductase subunit C gives MTIREILVEPQAIAWLPWAVSYFFFIGLAFSFVFVGLLTSRIEKNLRHEFIAVSLGFICAIVAPVALTADLHQPSRIANFYLNPTAWSWMAWGALFLPLFTMAVGGYFFCLLRQIIEPQRLPKWLQICYWGRLNMHRWTNVFRLLSLLFSGLILLYTTMEVFAVEARSLWHHSWLMPLILFSVLPTALYVCRVCVQWFGTRQVGAWYQRLSLVSLVAFIGGLMGLYLSSPQVAKQLHQLWHFSDLPLLLCFCVISLILLVMLPINRLFATLTVIIALLFTWLFRWVLLIQVQSLAKYNALMNPYHLTWQIDGAIGILSVFSLWIFISVIFWHLFSQGLVSQQSQRRIGGNYE, from the coding sequence ATGACTATTCGAGAAATTTTAGTTGAGCCACAAGCAATTGCTTGGCTACCTTGGGCGGTCAGTTATTTTTTCTTTATTGGCTTAGCCTTTTCGTTTGTCTTTGTGGGGCTATTGACTTCACGTATTGAAAAAAATCTGCGGCACGAATTCATTGCCGTAAGCTTGGGATTCATTTGTGCCATTGTCGCCCCCGTCGCCCTAACGGCTGACTTACATCAACCTAGCCGAATTGCAAATTTTTACCTGAATCCGACCGCTTGGTCTTGGATGGCGTGGGGGGCGTTGTTTTTACCGCTATTTACGATGGCGGTTGGTGGTTACTTTTTCTGTTTGTTACGTCAAATCATTGAGCCACAACGTTTACCGAAATGGCTGCAAATTTGCTATTGGGGCAGATTGAATATGCATAGATGGACAAACGTATTCAGATTATTGTCCTTACTCTTTTCTGGATTAATCTTGCTTTACACCACAATGGAAGTTTTTGCGGTAGAAGCAAGATCGTTGTGGCATCACTCTTGGTTAATGCCATTAATTTTATTCAGTGTGTTACCGACAGCGTTATATGTGTGTCGAGTGTGCGTTCAATGGTTTGGAACAAGGCAAGTTGGGGCTTGGTATCAGCGTTTAAGCCTTGTTAGTTTAGTGGCATTTATCGGTGGTTTAATGGGATTGTATCTGTCTAGCCCACAAGTCGCAAAACAGTTGCACCAACTTTGGCATTTCAGTGATTTACCACTTCTACTATGTTTTTGTGTAATCAGTTTGATCTTGTTAGTGATGCTGCCGATCAATCGTTTATTCGCCACATTAACCGTCATTATTGCCCTTCTTTTTACTTGGCTATTTCGTTGGGTGTTATTAATTCAAGTGCAAAGTCTCGCCAAATATAATGCCTTAATGAATCCTTATCATCTGACTTGGCAGATTGATGGTGCTATTGGCATTCTGTCTGTATTTAGTTTATGGATTTTTATTAGCGTTATCTTTTGGCATCTTTTTTCTCAAGGGCTGGTATCGCAACAATCGCAACGTCGTATAGGAGGAAATTATGAATAA
- a CDS encoding peptide ABC transporter ATP-binding protein (involved in resistance to antimibial peptides) → MALLDIRHLSIEIDTPTGRIKMVDDINLTLDEGEICGLVGESGSGKSLIAKVICGLEREEWIVTADRFRFNDVELLKLSPYQRRKKVGDQISMIFQDPLSCLDPSLPIGKQLIQTIRFKGKFWQWFGWKKRRAIELLHRVGIKDHKDIMRSYPSDMTEGEAQKVMIAMAVANQPRLLVADEPTNTMEATTQLQVYRLLSSMNKNLGTSIILVSNDMLSIQKWVDSYNVLYCGQTVEIASKETIMETPYHPYTSVLLHSVPDFSQPLPFKSKLNTLKGSVPMLQQMPIGCRLGPRCPFAQKKCVVKPPLRKFRQHEFACHFPINFREQNFLKKEEFTPVVVAEMSETSG, encoded by the coding sequence ATGGCACTTCTAGATATTCGCCATTTAAGTATTGAAATTGATACGCCCACAGGGCGAATTAAAATGGTCGATGACATCAATTTAACACTCGATGAAGGCGAAATTTGCGGTTTGGTTGGTGAGTCAGGATCAGGCAAAAGCCTGATTGCGAAAGTGATCTGCGGGCTGGAAAGAGAAGAGTGGATTGTCACCGCCGATCGTTTCCGTTTTAATGATGTGGAGTTGCTCAAACTTTCGCCCTATCAACGTCGTAAAAAAGTAGGCGATCAAATATCGATGATTTTCCAAGACCCACTTTCTTGTCTCGATCCAAGTTTACCTATTGGTAAGCAGTTGATTCAAACCATTCGTTTTAAAGGCAAGTTTTGGCAATGGTTTGGTTGGAAGAAACGCAGAGCGATTGAGCTATTGCACAGAGTGGGGATTAAAGATCACAAAGACATTATGCGAAGCTATCCAAGCGATATGACCGAAGGCGAAGCTCAAAAAGTGATGATCGCCATGGCGGTGGCGAATCAGCCCCGTTTGCTTGTTGCCGATGAACCGACCAACACGATGGAAGCAACCACGCAGTTGCAAGTGTATCGTTTATTATCGAGTATGAATAAAAACCTCGGTACGTCGATTATTTTAGTCAGCAACGATATGTTAAGCATTCAGAAATGGGTAGATTCTTATAATGTGTTGTACTGCGGGCAGACCGTTGAAATCGCAAGCAAAGAAACCATTATGGAAACGCCGTATCACCCTTATACTTCGGTGCTATTACATAGCGTGCCAGATTTCTCTCAACCGTTGCCGTTTAAAAGTAAATTAAATACGCTAAAGGGCTCTGTGCCGATGTTGCAACAGATGCCGATTGGTTGTCGGCTTGGACCACGTTGTCCTTTTGCCCAGAAAAAATGTGTGGTCAAGCCGCCGTTACGCAAGTTCCGCCAACACGAGTTTGCCTGTCATTTTCCGATTAACTTCCGTGAACAGAACTTCCTGAAAAAAGAAGAATTTACCCCAGTAGTCGTGGCTGAGATGAGCGAAACAAGCGGTTAG
- a CDS encoding peptide ABC transporter permease, with product MLSSINRDPEQFRESAYLKQFWLTLRQDTVALISVYLFLALLFLTVAGYLIAPYSAEQQFIGAELMPPSWSDSGQINHFFGTDDLGRDIFSRILYGFYYTVGSALLITFAIAMIGGIIGILAATKKNSSFFILSHLFDTFLFTPILLIAIIIATLMEASLTNAMLAIFLAMLPHFIHKIYQTTQRELKREYVVTLRLEGATRSDLIKQVILPNLTVIAVKELSHIFVIAVLDISALSFIALGASSPTPEWGAMIRDSMELIYIAPWTVILPGMAIVFVILVIIMLGNGVVRVLEKYRY from the coding sequence ATGTTAAGTAGCATTAATCGAGATCCTGAACAATTTCGCGAATCTGCCTATCTCAAACAATTCTGGCTAACGCTACGGCAAGATACCGTTGCCTTAATCAGTGTTTATTTATTTTTAGCACTCCTGTTTTTGACAGTAGCAGGGTACTTGATTGCTCCCTATTCTGCTGAACAACAATTTATTGGTGCAGAGCTGATGCCACCATCATGGAGTGATAGCGGGCAAATTAACCATTTTTTTGGCACCGATGATTTAGGACGGGATATTTTCAGCCGCATTTTATATGGTTTTTACTATACCGTTGGATCGGCATTGCTGATTACATTTGCGATTGCGATGATTGGTGGCATTATTGGTATTTTGGCGGCAACGAAGAAAAATAGCTCGTTTTTTATTCTTAGTCATTTGTTTGATACCTTTTTATTCACGCCGATTTTGTTGATTGCAATTATTATTGCGACGCTAATGGAAGCCAGTCTGACCAATGCGATGTTAGCCATTTTTCTTGCTATGTTGCCCCATTTCATTCACAAGATTTATCAAACAACGCAGCGAGAGTTGAAAAGGGAATATGTTGTTACGCTCCGATTAGAAGGGGCAACACGAAGTGACTTGATTAAACAAGTCATTTTGCCGAATTTAACGGTGATTGCGGTGAAAGAGTTATCGCATATTTTTGTGATTGCAGTATTGGATATTAGTGCGTTGAGCTTTATTGCACTGGGAGCATCTAGTCCAACGCCAGAATGGGGGGCGATGATTCGAGATTCTATGGAATTGATTTATATTGCTCCTTGGACAGTGATTTTGCCCGGAATGGCGATCGTTTTTGTGATCCTAGTCATCATTATGCTTGGCAATGGTGTGGTGAGAGTATTAGAGAAATATCGATATTAG
- a CDS encoding tetrathionate reductase subunit A, with protein sequence MNNQRRNLLKGSLALGSAAAFVAGYSPKVKEIATGLIEGTSGEKTKDRINGNSLSPEYQVKNGQLLSNSQQVVCNTQCMGCWTLCGLRVRVDLEQNKVLRINGNPYHPLSSDHYLDFNQPIHQAELSVAGENGLENRSTACARGAAFLDGINSPYRITQPLKRIGKRGEGKWQTISFEQLIDEVVNGGDLFGEGHIDGLKTIRDLQTPVDNQHPDFGSKANQLMVTFAGPEGRQPLLKRFANNSFGTINFASHGSFCGLSYRAGSGAFMNDFVNNSHAKPDWDNAEFILFMGTSSAQAGNPFKRQARQLAKQRSEDNFDYVVVAPRLELTSSASLKNNRWVPIIPGTDLSLALAMLRWIIENERFNADYLRIPSEQAMQKSNGVSFCNATHLFIADPTHKRYGQAVRSHDIFAIDVPEKPTDGDIVVKDMATGEFVAAKESLAAELFVQEPITLLNGEQVLVKSALQLFKASCFEHSLETYAEQCGVPVETIIQLAKEFTSHGHRASVVTHGGTMHSNGFYTAWAILLLNAMVGNMNKKGGMSMSGGKFKDFGGGPRYDLANFPNMVSPKGTNLARSKKAYEKSSEFKQKVDQGVSPYPAKAAWYPFVGGQMSEMITSALQGYPYSLKAWINHMGNPLYGMTGIHHITDSKLRDPKILPLFISIDAFMNETTALADYIVPDTHNFESWGFSTPWAGVPTKTSTARWPVVQSPNAKTAQGDTICMENFIISLAKAMSLPGFGENAISDKQKNSYALDRAEDFFLRAAANIAYDGKEPVPDALKEDLLLTGVQRLMPTFERCLKPEEVLKVANVYCKGGRFAPYKTAWKEDNMAEHWKNCLQIWNETVAKAKHAQTGKAYHGCPRYFEPQFADNSSVESRYPKSEWPFKLVSFKSNLMSSITAPLLRLHSIKPNGIIAINQQDAKEHHIQHGDLIQLTTPGGQADNVQVMVIDGVVKGTIAIEHGYGHKQLGATSYHIDGVEIQGHSQIQRGVNINDLGLLDDTKEIKSPWVDWVCGSAVRQGIPVKIVKLRSM encoded by the coding sequence ATGAATAACCAACGCCGAAATTTATTAAAAGGTAGTTTAGCTTTAGGTTCTGCTGCGGCATTTGTTGCGGGCTATTCACCAAAAGTAAAAGAAATTGCCACAGGGCTTATTGAAGGCACTTCAGGCGAAAAAACCAAAGACCGTATTAACGGTAATTCACTTAGCCCAGAATACCAAGTAAAAAATGGGCAGCTCCTTAGCAACAGTCAGCAAGTGGTATGCAATACCCAATGTATGGGGTGTTGGACATTATGTGGACTACGTGTCAGGGTCGATTTGGAACAAAACAAAGTACTACGGATTAACGGCAATCCTTATCACCCCTTATCATCGGATCACTACCTTGATTTTAACCAACCGATTCACCAAGCAGAACTGAGTGTGGCAGGTGAAAACGGCTTAGAGAATCGTTCCACAGCTTGTGCAAGGGGAGCGGCCTTTTTAGATGGCATTAACAGTCCTTATCGCATTACTCAACCCTTAAAACGCATAGGGAAGCGGGGGGAAGGGAAATGGCAAACTATTAGTTTTGAACAACTGATCGATGAAGTGGTAAACGGCGGTGATCTATTTGGCGAGGGGCATATTGATGGCTTAAAAACCATTCGAGATTTACAAACCCCCGTCGATAACCAACACCCTGATTTTGGCTCAAAGGCGAATCAACTGATGGTTACTTTTGCAGGACCAGAAGGTCGTCAGCCATTATTAAAACGCTTTGCCAATAATAGCTTTGGTACCATCAATTTTGCGTCACACGGCTCATTCTGTGGGCTTTCATATCGTGCAGGTTCGGGGGCATTTATGAACGATTTTGTGAATAATTCACACGCTAAACCCGACTGGGATAATGCCGAATTTATTCTGTTTATGGGGACATCATCTGCTCAAGCAGGCAACCCATTTAAACGCCAAGCCCGTCAATTGGCTAAACAGCGTAGCGAAGACAATTTTGATTACGTTGTTGTGGCACCCCGTTTAGAACTCACTTCCAGTGCATCGTTAAAAAATAACCGTTGGGTGCCAATTATTCCAGGTACAGACTTATCTTTAGCTTTAGCAATGTTACGTTGGATCATTGAAAATGAACGCTTCAATGCTGATTATTTACGCATTCCAAGCGAACAAGCGATGCAGAAAAGTAACGGCGTGAGTTTTTGCAATGCTACTCACTTATTTATTGCCGACCCAACCCATAAACGCTACGGACAAGCGGTCAGATCCCACGATATTTTTGCAATTGATGTGCCAGAAAAACCCACTGATGGCGATATTGTGGTGAAAGATATGGCAACAGGTGAATTTGTTGCGGCTAAAGAAAGCCTTGCGGCAGAATTATTTGTGCAAGAGCCCATCACCTTGTTGAATGGTGAACAGGTTTTAGTCAAATCGGCTTTGCAACTGTTTAAAGCGTCTTGTTTTGAACATAGCCTTGAAACTTACGCTGAACAATGTGGTGTGCCTGTTGAAACCATTATCCAACTTGCCAAAGAATTTACCTCTCACGGACATCGTGCTTCTGTAGTGACTCACGGCGGCACTATGCACAGTAATGGCTTTTATACCGCTTGGGCGATTCTGCTTCTCAACGCTATGGTTGGGAATATGAATAAAAAAGGCGGAATGAGTATGAGCGGTGGAAAATTCAAAGATTTTGGCGGAGGTCCTCGTTATGACCTAGCAAATTTCCCGAATATGGTTAGCCCAAAAGGTACCAACCTTGCCCGCAGTAAAAAAGCGTATGAAAAATCGAGCGAATTCAAGCAAAAAGTCGATCAGGGCGTTTCTCCTTATCCCGCTAAAGCTGCGTGGTATCCGTTTGTTGGCGGGCAAATGTCAGAGATGATCACCTCCGCATTGCAAGGCTACCCTTATTCTTTGAAAGCGTGGATCAACCATATGGGCAATCCGTTATATGGTATGACAGGGATTCACCATATTACCGACAGCAAATTACGAGATCCTAAAATACTCCCGCTGTTTATCTCCATTGATGCGTTTATGAATGAAACAACTGCCTTGGCGGATTATATCGTTCCCGACACGCACAATTTTGAAAGTTGGGGATTCAGTACTCCCTGGGCGGGAGTGCCGACCAAAACTTCGACTGCACGTTGGCCTGTAGTGCAATCACCTAATGCGAAAACAGCACAAGGTGACACGATCTGTATGGAAAACTTTATCATTTCACTTGCCAAAGCGATGTCGCTCCCGGGATTTGGTGAAAATGCGATTTCAGATAAACAAAAAAATAGCTATGCGTTAGATCGTGCCGAAGATTTTTTCCTACGTGCTGCAGCCAATATTGCCTATGACGGTAAAGAACCCGTGCCAGATGCGTTAAAAGAAGATCTTCTGCTCACGGGAGTGCAGCGTTTAATGCCCACTTTTGAACGCTGTTTAAAACCTGAAGAAGTGTTAAAAGTGGCGAATGTGTACTGCAAAGGCGGACGTTTTGCACCCTATAAAACGGCTTGGAAAGAAGACAATATGGCGGAGCATTGGAAAAACTGCCTGCAAATTTGGAATGAAACCGTAGCTAAAGCAAAACACGCTCAAACGGGCAAAGCCTATCACGGCTGCCCACGCTATTTTGAGCCACAATTTGCCGACAACAGCAGCGTGGAAAGCCGTTATCCAAAAAGTGAGTGGCCGTTTAAATTAGTTTCGTTTAAATCCAATTTAATGAGCAGCATCACTGCTCCTTTATTGCGATTACATAGCATTAAGCCAAACGGCATAATTGCAATAAATCAGCAAGATGCCAAAGAGCATCATATTCAGCACGGCGATCTGATTCAGCTTACCACTCCAGGTGGGCAGGCGGATAATGTGCAAGTGATGGTGATTGACGGCGTAGTGAAAGGCACCATTGCAATTGAGCACGGCTATGGACACAAGCAGCTTGGTGCTACGAGCTACCACATTGATGGCGTTGAAATTCAAGGACATTCCCAAATTCAGCGTGGCGTAAATATCAACGATCTTGGTCTGCTTGATGATACGAAGGAAATCAAGTCCCCTTGGGTGGATTGGGTATGTGGCTCTGCCGTTCGCCAAGGCATTCCAGTGAAAATCGTAAAACTTCGTTCAATGTAG
- a CDS encoding histidine kinase, translated as MKLCRQLANLLILLIGFIPTLMFAQQWQIGVLAQRGIAQTHATWQPWIDWLNQQFAPHHQFSLVTLNLNDLAEDRAKQIDFILSNQAQFFYLTSSEVRWLVTLKSPRQMAHDSTGRIGSAIFVRQDSPFYTLQDLKHQRISAVGEYAFGGFLLGYNELYQQGLIEHHDFQLVFTGFPVDNTLLLLQEKKVDAAIVPVCILEELAQEGAIKAENFRLLSGKENALGCLASTELLPNWSLAAMPQVPTELASKMITKLLSESPTHLPQWTPPHSTAQADELLRQLYKHPKQRLWDSVKYWLAQHKIAILSIILLLFLNYLWISLQIHRKSQALKRAYQEMQQYEQQLIQADRLAILGEMSAGIAHEINQPLAAIRMYLEGMQQQLTNQSASAKTLEIVDKTLVQVDRSADIIRNLLNWTKGKSEENAESVELKSLLRRVIQFMSHKPKNQCRIHLTCPDKIFVAIKPTLLEQILCNCLLNATQAGATDIQIIAMPQDSQVHLQLIDNGTGFSPEELQFPFVPFRTRKPNGLGLGLVLCQRLIQNAGGDIRLNNRSDQSGADISLTLPFIKDAIC; from the coding sequence GTGAAATTGTGCCGCCAGTTAGCTAACCTATTGATATTGTTGATCGGGTTTATTCCGACATTGATGTTCGCTCAACAGTGGCAAATTGGTGTGCTTGCTCAACGGGGAATCGCACAAACTCACGCAACTTGGCAACCTTGGATTGATTGGCTAAATCAACAATTCGCCCCACATCACCAATTTTCTTTAGTCACGCTCAACTTAAATGACTTAGCCGAAGATCGGGCTAAGCAGATCGATTTCATCTTATCGAACCAAGCTCAATTTTTTTATTTGACTAGCAGTGAAGTGCGTTGGCTGGTTACGTTAAAATCGCCCCGCCAAATGGCCCACGACAGTACAGGAAGAATTGGCAGTGCTATTTTCGTTCGGCAAGATAGTCCGTTTTACACACTCCAAGATCTTAAACATCAGCGAATCAGTGCCGTAGGAGAATATGCCTTCGGTGGATTTCTACTCGGCTATAACGAACTCTATCAACAAGGCTTAATTGAGCATCACGATTTTCAATTAGTGTTTACTGGCTTTCCTGTTGATAACACCTTGCTCTTATTACAAGAAAAGAAAGTCGATGCCGCAATTGTTCCCGTCTGTATCTTAGAAGAGTTAGCACAAGAGGGGGCAATTAAAGCCGAAAATTTCCGCTTGTTATCAGGCAAAGAAAATGCTCTTGGCTGCCTAGCTAGTACAGAACTTCTCCCCAACTGGTCATTAGCAGCAATGCCACAAGTGCCAACTGAACTTGCTTCCAAAATGATCACAAAACTATTAAGTGAAAGTCCTACTCATTTACCGCAATGGACGCCCCCGCACTCAACAGCCCAAGCCGATGAACTCTTACGCCAACTTTATAAACACCCGAAGCAACGCCTATGGGACAGCGTAAAATACTGGTTAGCACAGCATAAAATTGCCATTCTCAGTATTATTCTTTTATTATTTCTCAACTATTTATGGATTAGTTTACAAATTCACCGCAAAAGCCAAGCCTTAAAACGGGCTTATCAAGAAATGCAACAGTATGAACAGCAGTTGATCCAAGCTGATCGACTCGCTATTTTAGGTGAAATGAGTGCAGGAATTGCTCACGAAATCAACCAGCCGTTGGCAGCAATTAGAATGTATTTAGAAGGAATGCAACAGCAATTGACCAATCAATCGGCTTCAGCCAAAACCCTTGAAATAGTCGATAAAACCTTAGTGCAAGTGGATCGCAGTGCCGATATTATTCGAAATTTGCTAAATTGGACGAAAGGCAAAAGTGAAGAAAATGCAGAATCTGTTGAGCTGAAATCCTTATTACGCAGGGTAATTCAATTTATGTCACATAAACCGAAAAACCAATGTCGGATTCATCTCACTTGCCCTGATAAAATCTTTGTTGCCATAAAACCGACATTACTGGAGCAAATTCTGTGTAATTGCCTCTTAAATGCGACCCAAGCGGGGGCGACAGACATTCAAATTATCGCTATGCCACAAGATAGCCAAGTACACCTTCAACTAATCGATAATGGCACAGGGTTTAGCCCTGAAGAATTGCAATTTCCTTTTGTACCTTTTCGTACCCGTAAACCAAACGGGCTGGGTTTAGGATTGGTTCTCTGTCAGCGGCTTATTCAAAATGCAGGGGGAGACATTCGTTTAAATAATCGATCCGATCAATCAGGGGCAGATATTTCATTAACTTTACCGTTCATCAAGGATGCAATATGCTAA
- a CDS encoding tetrathionate reductase subunit B: MQISKRVFLKNLSALTVGQAVIPFSQAETQFQPARRDGDEKHRYAMLIDLRRCIGCQSCTVSCSVENHSPLGEFRTTVRQYEVTDGNQVVNNVLLPRLCNHCDNPPCVPVCPVQATYQRKDGIVVVNNERCIGCAYCVQACPYDARFINEETKTADKCTFCTHRLEVGLLPACVESCVGGARIIGDLADPNSTISKMVEEFKSELKVLKPDAGTIPHVFYLGLDQAFVDQVDGQPMLWQGMEAR, encoded by the coding sequence ATGCAAATCAGTAAGCGAGTTTTTTTGAAAAATTTATCGGCTTTAACCGTGGGACAAGCCGTTATTCCGTTTAGCCAAGCGGAAACGCAGTTTCAACCCGCCAGACGAGATGGCGATGAAAAACACCGCTATGCGATGTTAATCGATTTACGCCGTTGTATCGGCTGCCAATCTTGTACCGTAAGTTGTTCGGTAGAAAATCATTCTCCGTTGGGCGAATTTCGTACTACGGTTCGTCAATATGAAGTCACAGATGGTAACCAAGTGGTCAATAATGTGCTATTGCCACGCTTATGTAACCATTGTGATAACCCACCTTGTGTGCCTGTTTGCCCCGTTCAAGCAACATATCAACGTAAAGATGGCATTGTTGTCGTCAATAATGAACGTTGTATTGGCTGTGCTTATTGTGTGCAAGCCTGCCCTTACGATGCTCGCTTTATCAATGAAGAAACGAAGACCGCAGACAAATGCACATTTTGTACACATCGTTTAGAAGTGGGGTTGCTTCCTGCTTGTGTTGAAAGCTGTGTGGGCGGTGCGAGAATTATTGGTGATCTGGCAGATCCAAACAGTACGATCAGCAAAATGGTGGAAGAATTCAAATCTGAGTTAAAGGTATTAAAACCAGACGCAGGCACGATTCCACACGTGTTCTATTTGGGGCTTGATCAGGCGTTTGTTGATCAAGTGGATGGGCAACCAATGCTTTGGCAAGGTATGGAGGCAAGATGA